CGGATGAGCCGCTCGATCGTCGGCGCCGGCAGCCGCGCCATCGCCTCCGGCGTGGCCGCCCGCGCAAACAGCGCCGGCGCGACCGCGTTGACGCGCGCGTCGGTGCACTGCGCCGACAGCACCACCTTGATCAGCAGCCGATACGCGTCGCCGTCGCGTTCGCACAGCGGCCCGACCGGGTCCGGGTACAGCTCGTCGAGCACGGCGCCGATGCGCGCCGCCTTGTCCGCACGTTTCATTCCGCGTCCTCCGCGCGCGGTCCCGCACCGCGCTAGGGTCTATCCCCGAATGCCGTGCGCGTCAGGCGAGGGCCATGGCAACTCGCGCAACGCGCTGGGTGGGCCGAAGGAACTGGGGCGCGACGCAGCATGACGGTTCAGGGACATAACATGTGGTGTGCGGTGTTCGGCGACGGCCCCCGGTCCGGCGTCCCGCCGCGCGCTCGCCGTCACGTCGCGCCACTTGTCCGCAGGGGGGCGAGTTCGGTCGCGCGACTCTACCCGCGCCGCGGTCAGCTCGCGGCGCGCTGGACGCGCAGGCGGCGATCGACGCGCACTCCGTCGCCGAGCGGCCGCCGGACGACGAGCTCGCCGGCCTCGGTCGACGCCACCGGGACGCCGTCGCGATACAGCACGGCATTGCCCAGCACCGCCGCGACGCGCGGCCCGGGGCTGGTGATGCCGACGAGATTGAGCGGGTCGGTCGCGGCGACGCGAACGAACTCCTCCTCGCGGGACTCGCCGCGGTCGCGCCGCACCGCGCGCAGCGCGTCCACCGCTTCGGGCAACGCGTACTGCTCGCCCGCGAAGCCGCCGACGAAGCGGCCCCCGCGCAGCTCGCCGCGCGCCTCGAGCCGCCGCAGCACGCCGACGAGGTCGCGCCACGCCGGCGCCAGCGTCTCGCGCGCCAGCAAGTCGCGGAACACGACGCCGTAGCGCGCGAGCAGTTGGCGGGCGAACGCGTCGACCGCGCCGGCATCCGCCGATTCCGTCGCGGGCGTCGCGCTCGGGTCGGGCAGCAGCGCCCATCGCCCCTCGGGGGCCGTCCGGCGCGCGAACCGAGCGCGGCCGCCGCGCCGGTACGCGGGCCGACGTCCGCGCCCGCTTCGGTCGAGCAGCGCGCGCAGGCCCGCGAACCCGTCGGCCGTGGCGCGGCCGGTCGCGACCAACTCCCACAGCGCATCCTCCACCTCCGCCGGCAGGCGGCCCGTCCCCGCGGCGATCTCCGGCGCGAAGCTCGCTCCGCGCGCGCGCAACCAGGCGAGCACGTCGGCGGCGGCCGCCGTCACCGCCCCGGCGTCCGCCTGCCCGCGCGCACCCGCCGCCCGCAGCAGCCAGTCGAGCGCGTTGCGACTGACGACCGCGATCGGCGCCGCGCGCGTCGGCGCCGCCGGCCGGCGCGCAGGTGCCCGCGCGCTGAGCCGGCCCCACGCGATCTCGCCCGACCAACACAGCCGATCGATCCACTCCGGTCGATAGCCGCGCACCCGCGCCGGCAGGATCTCCCGCTCCCACGCCGCCGCGGCCGCCTCGAAGCCCTGCAGCTGGTCGACGACCGCCGCAGTGCCCGCGACGCCGGTCAATCGCGTCCCGTCGGCCACGTGCTGCCAGCGGAACAGAAACCGCATGAAGTCCGCCGCCGACACCGGCTCCACCTCGCGCCGCAACCGGTGCAGCGTCAACCGATGAATGCGGGCAAGGATGCGGCGATCGCACCACTGCACGTCGCCCGATCGTTCGGTGAACTGCCCGCGCAGCACCGCGCCCTCCGCTTCCAGCGCGGCCAGCGCCGCGTCGACCGCTGCGGGCGGCAGCAGCGTCTGGCGCGCGAGCGCACGAGCCGTGGTCGGCCCGCCGCACTCGAGGTGACCGCGCACGATGGCGACAGCCGCTTCCTCGGCGCTGACGGCGGCGACCGCGAACGGCGGGTGAAGGTCCGGCTCGACCGAGGCGCCGGGCGCCAGCGCGCGCGCCAACGCGAGCCGCTCGGCGGCGACCCAAACCGCGCGGTCGCCACGCCGCAGGCGCGCGGCGCGGCCGTCCGCCGCGAGCGCGTCGAACCACGCGTGCCATCCGCGGTCGCGCGGCGGCTCCGCGAGCCAGCCGGCGCTCAGCAGCGCGTCGTGCAGCTCGTCGGCGTCGCGTACGACCGGCGCGGCCTGGTCCGCGACTTCGGCGATCGCGTCCGGGTCGAGCCGGCCGAGGTCGTCCGCCACGTCGGCCGCGAGCCCGCGGCGCAGGCTCACGGCGCGCGTGCGCCGCTCCTCCAGCGGCGCGTCGTCGAGGAATGCGTACGGGTTGGCGTTGAGCAGCTCGTGCGACAGCGGCGACGGCTCCGGCGTGTCGCGCGCGACCGCGCGCACCTCGCCGGCGCGAATCGCGCGCAACAGTCGATCGAGTCCGTCGACGTCCATCGCCTCGGTCAGGCAATCGTCCAGCGTCTCGGCGACGAGCGGGTGGTCGGGAACGCGGCGCGGCCCGACGAGGTTGTCCTGGCACGCCTGCGCGTCGGGAAACACGGCGGCCAGCAGATCGTCGGATCGCATGCGCAGCAGGTAGGGCGGCACCTTCTTGCCGCCCGCGCGGCGCAGCACGGCGAGCGCGCGCGTCGCGTTCCACCGCCAGCGCGTGCCGAACAGCGGCGCTTGCAGCACCGCCTGGATCAGCGTCTCGCGCGCCGCGTCGGGATGAACGAAGTCGAACACGGCGTCGAGCGGAAAGCTGTGCATCGGGCCGAGTGAGATCACCACGCCGTCGTCGGTCGCCGCCGCCTGCAGCTCGAAGTTGAAGTTGCGGCAGAATTTTTTGCGGAGGGCGAGGCCCCACGCCTTGTTGATGCGAACGCCGACCGGCGCGTGCAGCACGAGTTGCATGCCGCCGGCCTCGTCGAAGAACCGCTCGGCGACGATCGTGTCGCCCGTCGGCAGCTCGCCGAGCGCCGCCCGGGATGCGGCGAGGTAATCGACGAGCTGGCGCGCCGCCGCGCGCGACATCGACGCGCCATCGGCCAGCCACGCGGCGATCGCGTCGGGCGCGTCGCCGCGGTCGAGCCGCTGCTGCACGTCGCGCCGGACCGCCGCGACCTCGGCGGACAGCTCCGCCGTGCGCGCCGGCGCCTCGCCGAACCAGAACGGTACCGACGGCGCGGCGCCCGCGGCATCCTCGACGTAGACCTTGCCGCCGGCGACGCGCCGCACGCGCCACGACGTGTTGCCGAGCAAGAACACGTCGCCGGGCAGGCTCTCGATCGCGAAGTCCTCGTCGACGGTGCCCACCGGCGTCTCCTCCGGCAGCTGCACGACGGCGTAGTTCGCGTTGTCGGGGATCGCGCCGCCCGACGTGATCGCCGCCAGCCGCGCTCCCCGCCGCGCGCGCAGTCGCCCGTTGACGCGGTCGCGGTGCAGGTGCGCGGCGCTGCGGCCTCGGCGCAGCGCGACCCCTTCCGACAGCATGTCGACCACCGCGTCGAACGTGTCGCGCGACAGGTCGCGGTACGGGTAGGCGCGGCGTACCGCGCGCCACAGCTCCGTCTCGTCCCACGGTTCGCACGCGACCGCCGCGACGATCTGCTGTGCGAGCACGTCGCGCGGCGCCGGCCGCAGGTGGACGCGGTCGAGCTGACCGGCGCGGACGGCCCGCACCAGCGCGGCGCACTCGACGAGCTGATCGCGGGTGAGCGCGAACAGCCGCCCCTTCGGGGTCGCGCCGAGGCAGTGGCCGGAGCGTCCGATGCGCTGGACCAGGGTCGCGATCGTCCGCGGCGACCCGATCTGTACGACGAGGTCGACCGCGCCGACGTCGATGCCGAGTTCGAGCGACGCGGTCGCCACCGCACACCGTACCTGCCCGCGCTTGAGCCGCTGTTCGGCGATGAGGCGGGTCTTGCGAGACAGGCTGCCGTGGTGCGCGACCACCTGGTCTGCGCCGAGCCGCTCGGCGAGCGCATGGGCGACTCGTTCGACGAGCCGGCGCGTGTTGACGAACACGAGGGTCGTGCCGTGCTGCGCCACCAGCTCGGCCACGCGGTCGTAGATGCGCCCGGTCTGTTCCGTCGTCGCGACCGCGCCGAGTTCGTCGTCGGTTACCTCGATCGCCAGGTCCAGATCGCGGCGCTGGCCGGCGTCGACGACGACGGGCGGCGGCCGGCCGGTGCCGACTAGCAGCCGCGCGATCTCGTCGATTGGCCGTTGCGTCGCGGACAGGCCGATGCGAACGGGCCGTTCGTCGGCGAGCCACTCGAGCCGCTCGAGCGATAGCGCGAGGTGCGCGCCGCGTTTGTCGCCGGCGACCGCATGGATCTCGTCGACGATCACGGTGCGCACCGACCGCAGCGCAGCGCGGCTTCGCTCGGCGGTAAGCAGGATGTACAACGATTCGGGCGTCGTGATGAGAATGTGCGGCGGCCGGCGCGCCATTTTGGCGCGGTCGGTCGGCGGCGTGTCGCCGGTGCGGACCGCCGTGCGGATCGCCGACAGGTCGATGCCCGCGCGCCGGGCGGCCTCCGCGATCCCGGCGAGGGGGCCGTCGAGGTTGCGGTGCACGTCGTTGCCGAGCGCCTTGAGCGGCGAAACGTACAGCACCTGGGTCGCGTCCGGCAGCGGCCCGCGCGCGCCGCGGACGACGAGCTGGTCGATGCACCACAAAAACGCGGCGAGCGTCTTGCCGGAGCCCGTCGGCGCGGCGATGAGCGTATCCCGGCCCGAGGCGATCGCGGGCCACCCGTCGCGCTGCGGCGCGGTCGGTTCGCGAAAGGTCGATTCGAACCACGCACGCACGATCGGGTGGAAGCCGGAAAGCGGCATGGCGCCAGCGTAGCGCACGGGCGGCGCGCCGCGCCGCTGCGCGCGCCGGTCACCAGGTTGCGGCAGCTTGCGCGACGCCGCATCGCGTCGATAATGGCCCGATGTTCGTTCCGCATCACGAGCGGATCGCCGCGGCGGGCGCGTCCCCGGGCGCGTGGCTGGTGTTCTTGCACGGCATCCTCGGGTCCGGCGCCAACTGGCGCACGTTCGCGCGCCGGCTCGTCGACCGCCGGCCCGACTGGGGGGCGGTGCTCGTCGACTTGCGCATGCACGGGCAGTCGCAGGACGCGCCGGGGCCGCACACGCTCGCCGCCGCGGCCGGCGACGTGGTCGCGCTGGTCGACCTCCTCGACCGCGACGGCGCGCCGGTCGGCGGCGTCGCCGGGCACTCGTTCGGCGGCAAGGTCGCGCTGAGCACGGCGGACCAGCGCCCGATCGCGCGCGTGTGGGTGCTCGACGCCGATCCGGCGCCGGATCCCGACGGACTGGCGCGGCCGGCCGGTCCTGCGCGCGTGCTCGACCACCTCGCCGCGCTGCCGCGGCGCATGCCGTCGCGCGCCGATTTCGTCCGCGCGTTGGTCGACCGCGGCCTCGATCGCGGCCTCGCCCAGTGGCTCGCCATGAACGTCGTGCCCGACGGCGATGCGTACCGGTTGCGGCTCGACATCGCCGCCGTGCGCGGGCTGCTCGCGAGCTACTACGCGGCGGACCTGTGGCCGGCGGCGGACCGGATCGCGGCGCGCGCCGCGCTCCACTTCGTCCTCGGCGG
The window above is part of the Deltaproteobacteria bacterium genome. Proteins encoded here:
- a CDS encoding endonuclease III; protein product: MKRADKAARIGAVLDELYPDPVGPLCERDGDAYRLLIKVVLSAQCTDARVNAVAPALFARAATPEAMARLPAPTIERLIR
- a CDS encoding alpha/beta hydrolase, with translation MFVPHHERIAAAGASPGAWLVFLHGILGSGANWRTFARRLVDRRPDWGAVLVDLRMHGQSQDAPGPHTLAAAAGDVVALVDLLDRDGAPVGGVAGHSFGGKVALSTADQRPIARVWVLDADPAPDPDGLARPAGPARVLDHLAALPRRMPSRADFVRALVDRGLDRGLAQWLAMNVVPDGDAYRLRLDIAAVRGLLASYYAADLWPAADRIAARAALHFVLGGQSDVVSAASRARMHTLRATVDVIEAAGHWLHVDAPDALRDVIARDL
- a CDS encoding DEAD/DEAH box helicase; its protein translation is MPLSGFHPIVRAWFESTFREPTAPQRDGWPAIASGRDTLIAAPTGSGKTLAAFLWCIDQLVVRGARGPLPDATQVLYVSPLKALGNDVHRNLDGPLAGIAEAARRAGIDLSAIRTAVRTGDTPPTDRAKMARRPPHILITTPESLYILLTAERSRAALRSVRTVIVDEIHAVAGDKRGAHLALSLERLEWLADERPVRIGLSATQRPIDEIARLLVGTGRPPPVVVDAGQRRDLDLAIEVTDDELGAVATTEQTGRIYDRVAELVAQHGTTLVFVNTRRLVERVAHALAERLGADQVVAHHGSLSRKTRLIAEQRLKRGQVRCAVATASLELGIDVGAVDLVVQIGSPRTIATLVQRIGRSGHCLGATPKGRLFALTRDQLVECAALVRAVRAGQLDRVHLRPAPRDVLAQQIVAAVACEPWDETELWRAVRRAYPYRDLSRDTFDAVVDMLSEGVALRRGRSAAHLHRDRVNGRLRARRGARLAAITSGGAIPDNANYAVVQLPEETPVGTVDEDFAIESLPGDVFLLGNTSWRVRRVAGGKVYVEDAAGAAPSVPFWFGEAPARTAELSAEVAAVRRDVQQRLDRGDAPDAIAAWLADGASMSRAAARQLVDYLAASRAALGELPTGDTIVAERFFDEAGGMQLVLHAPVGVRINKAWGLALRKKFCRNFNFELQAAATDDGVVISLGPMHSFPLDAVFDFVHPDAARETLIQAVLQAPLFGTRWRWNATRALAVLRRAGGKKVPPYLLRMRSDDLLAAVFPDAQACQDNLVGPRRVPDHPLVAETLDDCLTEAMDVDGLDRLLRAIRAGEVRAVARDTPEPSPLSHELLNANPYAFLDDAPLEERRTRAVSLRRGLAADVADDLGRLDPDAIAEVADQAAPVVRDADELHDALLSAGWLAEPPRDRGWHAWFDALAADGRAARLRRGDRAVWVAAERLALARALAPGASVEPDLHPPFAVAAVSAEEAAVAIVRGHLECGGPTTARALARQTLLPPAAVDAALAALEAEGAVLRGQFTERSGDVQWCDRRILARIHRLTLHRLRREVEPVSAADFMRFLFRWQHVADGTRLTGVAGTAAVVDQLQGFEAAAAAWEREILPARVRGYRPEWIDRLCWSGEIAWGRLSARAPARRPAAPTRAAPIAVVSRNALDWLLRAAGARGQADAGAVTAAAADVLAWLRARGASFAPEIAAGTGRLPAEVEDALWELVATGRATADGFAGLRALLDRSGRGRRPAYRRGGRARFARRTAPEGRWALLPDPSATPATESADAGAVDAFARQLLARYGVVFRDLLARETLAPAWRDLVGVLRRLEARGELRGGRFVGGFAGEQYALPEAVDALRAVRRDRGESREEEFVRVAATDPLNLVGITSPGPRVAAVLGNAVLYRDGVPVASTEAGELVVRRPLGDGVRVDRRLRVQRAAS